From the genome of Nicotiana tabacum cultivar K326 chromosome 17, ASM71507v2, whole genome shotgun sequence:
AGACAAATTTATCTtgaaaatattcttaaaatgagttCGCATACTGCTTCTCCGAGACCATATCAGATAGCCCCTAGATTGTGGTTAGGAAAAATgtacctttttcacttttgttagACGCCGCAACTTTCCACAAACAGTGAAAGAAGTCCAACCTGTAAGgcaattcagactaatagtcagaagaagaagaaaccaagcTTTTATAACTACATTTCCAAAAATGCAAGAGCCTCCTAACCTTGGTTTGGCTTTACGATATTAGATCATAAGAGACAATCCTGACTcgtaaattatatttttggcatttgataCTATATTCTGTTTTTATGTGAATATATTTTGCGTATCAACATAGAAGTCCTTTTCGTGAGCTTTGTGATGGACAATACTACAGAAAATAAGACTCATGGGCAGTTTTCATCAATAACCATACACTGGCTGAATTCGTTATGTAAATATCACACTCCCAAACAAGTTTTACTTATCTCTGACTCTGAGACTCTAAGAGTAAACCTACCATTTTAAAAAATCAAACAAGGAAATGAGCATTTGATACTATATTCTGTTTTTATGTGAATATATTTTGCGTATCAACATAGAAGTCCTTTTCGTGAGCTTTGTGATGGACAATACTACAGAAAATAAGACTCATGGGCAGTTTTCATCAATAACCACACTGGCTGAATTCATTATGTAAATATCACACTCCCAAACAAGTTTTACTTATCTCCGACTCTGAGACTCTAAGAGTAAACCTACCATTTTAAAAAATCAAACAAGGAAATGAAGTCAAACTTCTCAAGCATTGCATTAAGAATCTGTAGTCTGTCAATCCAACTTGTAACTAATGCTTCTTGTTCAATTATAAACTTAAAACACCTAACATTGACTTCACATGAGAACTTAAAACTCTTAATTAACTCTTTTAAAAACACATCAACGTTTAACAAACGCACATAATAAATCCCAGTGTTAAGACAATTAGGAGCTCAAATTCACCTTTTGGTTTGTTCACTAATACCACTGTCCCACCTGGGCTATCCCATTTAGGAGGAAGCCCTGTACTCCTTGTAGCTAGAAACGGCTCAGCACTAACAACACCATTTTCCTTATTTGGAACTTTCTTCAAATACTTGAAGAACTCTTCCACTTTCTTCTCCGATACATCAACTttaccttcttccttattttcacCCCTACTCCTCACACCCTTTTCTCCTTCCTCAAAAAAGATCAAACTTTTATCAACCCCGCCATCAGAAGTTTTCTTTTTGCTATTCTTTACATTACccttttcttcttcctcaaaaaatatcaaatttttatcAACCCCACCATCACCATCTTTCTCAATTATCTTTTCCCTAATTCCCAATTTCTTTTTGCTCTTCTTTACATTCTCATTTGATTGCCCAGGTTCAAGAAAAGCTttatcaaaacactgatcagGAAAATACTTCTTCTCCAATTGATACACCATCTTATAATGCTTATCTTTTTCCCAAGGGTAAGCAAAATTGTCATAGAAGTACAACTCTTCTTCCTTCTTGTGCAATGTACGTAGCTCCACTACTTCCTGCTTCAGCTCAACAAACTCATTATCCTTGACCCGGTTATTCTCATCCCCCGAATCCGAATCCGACCCGCCAAACATTCTTTTCCTCCTCTTATTATAATATTTCCTTTTCCCTTTATCCATTTTCATAATATTATCCGAATTGGGTTCCTCGTTAGATGATTTTGAATTCAATTTTCTATCGACCCAATCGTCGAACCCGAGTTCTGAACCGGGTTTGGGTTCGGAATCAGTAGGTTTTGAATTGGGAAGGAAGCGTTGTGGGCGGGATTTTTGGATTGGTGAAGGGGAATTTGCAGGGCGGGAGATTATCATATCGTATTGAAGTGGGTATGGAGTTGAAGTAGTAGAGAAAAATTGAAGTGAATAATGGGACTTTTTTAGAATAAGGCGATTGAGCTTTTCTGAGGGTGAAAAAATAGTGTGAGGTATTATAGTGAGAGAAGACATGGATTTGGAGCGGAGGAAGATGAGAGACATACGAGGAATTACTACTGATTTCGCCATTTTTGGCTTTTGTTCTTCTAGTAGTACCAGTAGGGGTCGTTACCTATTTCTACTTTCTAAAATTAATCTATATAACTATATTAAAAGCatcttttttattctttaaaaattaatttcaaattaaataaaaaattatttaattatttttctaatatttaggacctttagttatttaattattttcctaatatttaggacttttagttattttctaatatttaggacttctaaATGAGctaaattttttatattaaattttttttaatttgaactATGTGATATACCATATTTGtaaaaaaatttttaaaaatgacaCATCATAATACGGTTTTTAGGTTTAAAAGTTTAAGGAAAAACATTGCACATTCACATTAATAAGACTTCTAAGCCACATAGGCTaaaagaaaacgaaaattacaaagaggaaactagaaaagaaaaaaaagaaaagactgAACATTGCAAATTCACATTTGGAAAGTTTCGAAACACTTTGCACTTCTTTTAAATTTAAGAGTCCCCCTTTTACATAAAAACGTGATTAATGAAACTAtttaattacaaaaaaaaaatcctttttcaagttaataaaatatttacaaatataATTTTAAAGGAATAGTTCACAGCTACATAATACAATTTATAATTATATGCTTCCAATAAGctattaataaattaaaacattATTCAATACTCTAatttatatctatctatctatctatctatattattataaaagaacGAATGTTTAATGCTAAATATTGAAAGATTAAATTATTCCTAAAATCTTGAtcgacttttatgcccttaaatatttatataatttacgGATATAATTGTAATTACCCAAAGTTGGAATTCTTTTCGGATTTAAATTGCACATAGACAGACCATACAAAGTGTATAGTTTATTTTCAATAGGATTCATATTAGATACGATTTATACTATTCAATCAAAGTTAAACTTTCATTAGGACTCTTATAATTTATACACTTAGAATTTTTATTAGTGCCACGTAGTTGAAGGGAACTCCTATTATTTATAGGAATATCATGGACAAACAGTGGGCTGGATTCTAGGAGAAAATTGAACACTCCAAGGACGCTCTTTGTTAAGGTTGcgtttgatggaattttgttatGTATCTTTTATTGTGaatataaatattttgaatacaGATTATATGTTAGCAAGATTttcaatatttttcctttttattgaaGGTTGGATCGGGTTAGTTTATTCTAATTTTCTATATAGTTTTTATTCTATATGTATGTAAGTTCTACTTACGTACAGAATCATGGAAGAGAAGATTATTTGGCAAAAGACACAGGAACAAAAGTTAATATATATGGGAAAGGCGTCTTTGTTTTTCTTACGAAGATGTGGATTTTGCTTTTCTTCCCATGTCAAAATGATACTCCCCTTGCTTTACTCAGGTACATATCTATTGATAGGTTTGATACATGgagtgtttgtttttcttttttgcttttactATTTTTGGGTTTTATGAATAACGTATAGTTGAACTCGGTTGGCTTTTCTGATTGATATAGGTCATGTATCGTTTAGTGTATCTTAATGTTAATGCACTTAAACTACTTTAGGAAGATTTTTGATATTAGTAAAAATAATTGTGTAATAAATAGTTAATTTTATAGAAGATGTAATTAATCACTTTTgttttttgattaaaaaaattcTTTGGTGTGTAGGAAATTAGCCAAGTCACAAGTGTTGTTTGCTCTTTAATTACACAATACAGTTCTCTGAAGGAGTGTCAAACGCATGCAATTGCTTTGCTATAACAATTTTTCTTTTCCTCAGCTTGGTAACCTTTATAAGTTCTCCTTTCTTATTGTTTCTTTATTCATGTGCGTATTGCTTCTGAGCTTGATAAGTTTTATATGTTCTCCTCAGTCCTCTCTCATTATTTCTTTACCTGCATGTGCGTTTTTTTTTATGAGATACATCTTCTTGTACCGGCCAGGGGCGGACCCACATTATAGCAAGGGGTTcagtaaaaaattaattattttaacttGTGAACTTCATCAGAAAATCATGACAAAAACTAATATTATAAGACATGAACCTTTTTGACACAAAGGGAAGCTGCAGAGCAGTGGCAAAGATGGTTCATAATGTGGGCTGAGATCAAAAGCTCGAATCTCTGTTGAAGCGTTAACTTACATTTTTTCCACATTGCATTTTATGTTTCAGTTATATACGTAACTATTTTAGCTATTCTTATTAAActctattttaattcaaaaaaaaaaattaaaccttTCCATTAAGTCAGTTTTGGTTCTCTCTTGCATAGTTTCTGCTAAAATATGAGAGTGCTTTGTTGAgattatttgtaattttttaattt
Proteins encoded in this window:
- the LOC107788494 gene encoding uncharacterized protein LOC107788494 → MAKSVVIPRMSLIFLRSKSMSSLTIIPHTIFSPSEKLNRLILKKSHYSLQFFSTTSTPYPLQYDMIISRPANSPSPIQKSRPQRFLPNSKPTDSEPKPGSELGFDDWVDRKLNSKSSNEEPNSDNIMKMDKGKRKYYNKRRKRMFGGSDSDSGDENNRVKDNEFVELKQEVVELRTLHKKEEELYFYDNFAYPWEKDKHYKMVYQLEKKYFPDQCFDKAFLEPGQSNENVKKSKKKLGIREKIIEKDGDGGVDKNLIFFEEEEKGNVKNSKKKTSDGGVDKSLIFFEEGEKGVRSRGENKEEGKVDVSEKKVEEFFKYLKKVPNKENGVVSAEPFLATRSTGLPPKWDSPGGTVVLVNKPKGWTSFTVCGKLRRLTKVKKVGHAGTLDPMATGLLIVCVGKATKIVDSYQGMMKGYSGIFRLGEATSTWDADSPVIQREPWEHIKDEDIKKTAASFYGEIWQVPPMFSAIKVGGEKMYEKARRGESIELSPRRISIFEFDVKRSLDDRQNVIFRVRCSKGTYVRSLCADFGKALGSCAHLTALRRDSIGEYSADDAWEFQELEDAITKGYL